The nucleotide window AAATAGCGGATGCCATGGCAACTCCTGTCGGTATTATGGGAATAAAAGCAGCGCTGGATCTGGTGAATCAGATTCATCAGCTGGAATGTATCATTATCGATGATGACAATACAGTCTATTCATCTCAAAACATTAATTTACAATGAAAAACAATATAAAAAAATTAGGAATCGGTCTGGTGGCCGCAGGTATTATAATGCTTACCCACTCCTGTACCGCTTTGAAAGAATATGAAAAAGGAAAGCTCAATGATGCTGAAATGGCATTGGGCAACAGGACTATAGAAAAAGCAGAGTTAAGTTTCCAGTCTTACAGAGAAGGCTCCTCAGGCGCTAATTCCGGAAAAGTAGGAGGTGGATGCGGGTGTAATTGAGTGTATTACAATATATAAGATAAAAATCAGAAATGAAAAAAATTGTAATAAGCATATGGACCCTCTTTGGGTTCCTAAGCGCTAATGCACAGGAAAATACCAATACAGCACCGTCCAAAAAACTAAGTTTTGATGAAGCCAACCTTGTATCCAGCTATTACCATCAGGATGGAAATAATTCTGCGGTGACTGGAGGAACGGGTTCGGAGAAGCTTACTGATCTTTCCAATACGATTGATGTTACGATGGTGAAATATGATAGTAAACAGCGTAAAAATAAATTCAATCTGAGTGTTGGTGTAGATCATTATACCTCAGCTTCATCAGATATGATTGATCTTAAAGCCAATTCTTCGGCCTCTCATGCAGATACCAGAATATATCCGTCACTTCAGTGGAGCCGTGAGAATGAAAGTAAAGGAAGTACCATCTTCGGAGGGCTCTCTTTTTCTACAGAATTTGACTATCAGTCTTACGGGGTTAATATTGGTTTTGCCCAGAAAACTGCCAACCGGATGGGGGAGTTTACTGCAAAGTTTCAGACCTATCTTGATCAGGTAAAACTGATAGCACCTATAGAATTGCGTACAGGAAATTCAACAGGAAGAGAGCACGAAAACTATGGAACGAGCGGACGAAATACCTTTGCATTGTCTTTAGCATATTCCCAGATTATCAATCAGAATTTTCAGGTTGAGCTTCTGACGGATGCTGTACAGCAGACAGGTTTTCTAAGTCTGCCTTTCCATAGGGTATATTTCACAGATGGTTCTGTGCACCAGGAAACACTCCCGGATAAAAGATTCAAACTGCCATTGGGAGTGCGCGCCAATTATTTTCTGGGGGACCGGTTTATATTCAGGACGTATTACCGGTATTATACAGACAGCTGGGGCATAAGATCCAATACCTTCAATATTGAAACTCCGGTAAAAA belongs to Chryseobacterium gleum and includes:
- a CDS encoding DUF4266 domain-containing protein, encoding MKNNIKKLGIGLVAAGIIMLTHSCTALKEYEKGKLNDAEMALGNRTIEKAELSFQSYREGSSGANSGKVGGGCGCN
- a CDS encoding DUF3570 domain-containing protein — protein: MKKIVISIWTLFGFLSANAQENTNTAPSKKLSFDEANLVSSYYHQDGNNSAVTGGTGSEKLTDLSNTIDVTMVKYDSKQRKNKFNLSVGVDHYTSASSDMIDLKANSSASHADTRIYPSLQWSRENESKGSTIFGGLSFSTEFDYQSYGVNIGFAQKTANRMGEFTAKFQTYLDQVKLIAPIELRTGNSTGREHENYGTSGRNTFALSLAYSQIINQNFQVELLTDAVQQTGFLSLPFHRVYFTDGSVHQETLPDKRFKLPLGVRANYFLGDRFIFRTYYRYYTDSWGIRSNTFNIETPVKISPFVSVSPFYRYYSQKGTKYFAPYEQHTAFDDYYTSNYDLSTFNSNFYGAGIRLSPKNGLFGVERLNMLEIRYGHYTKSVGMSSDIISLNLRFK